The Budorcas taxicolor isolate Tak-1 chromosome 2, Takin1.1, whole genome shotgun sequence nucleotide sequence TACCATTTTGAACAGACTTACTTCATGAACCCCAGCTTGCAGTGGGATCTCCTCAACCAGAACAGGCGGTGGAAACCTCCTGTGGCCGGCCAGCAGGTCCCTCAGGAGGACACTGGAGCAGACAACAGGGTCCTCCCTGCAGTCTCAGACCCTGGGGGCTTGGACAGTGCAGTCTTCTGTACCAAACGCATCAGCATTCACCTCCTTGCCTCACATACCAACGGGCTCAGCTATAGCCCTGCCTGCGAATCTGCGATCGATTCCTcacttcttggagaaggcaagaCTCCAGTTCTGCCTTCTCCACCTCAGTCCCTTGGTGTAGCAGAGGTGGCCACCCGCCTCTCTTCCATCCATCTGGGCAAACTTGGGAGAGAAGGGCCTAAGGAAGCCAGGGAGCTGAACTCACCTCCTCGGACTGTTGGGTAAGTGAAGAAAGTGTTTGGTCCATTTAAAGTAGTAGAATGTATACACACCTGGTGACACTGACCCTGTGTCTCTGAaggttggtttttattttttaagtgcccTGGAATGTTGGTTTTCACTTTAGGGCAGAGGTTGACAAGCTGCACCTTTCAGGGCAAATCCTGCCCTctgcctgcttttgtaaataaggCTTTATTGAAATGCAGCCTTATTCGTTTACTACTGTCTGTGGCTGCTCTCTTATTTTAATGATAGGGTTGCACAGTTGCGACAGACTGAATGACccacaaaactgaaaatatttactctctggtccTTTAGAGGAAGAGCTTGCTAAGCCCTGCTTTAGGTTATAACCagggaaaaataagaatttcaagCATCATGTGTTGGGGACTGTGATTTCTCTGCTTAATTCCAAACCAAATCAGGTTCTCAGTCATTCCTGGTATGACAGCTGTTTCAGAATTAGGACACACACTTAATTGGCCTCTTGTGCCTTGTTATTTCTCTGGAACCATGGTCCACCAAGGCCTTTTCTGAGTTCCTAGAGAGAGGTCCAGGGACCTTTGATGTCTGTTACCACCCATTGACTGATGGTGTTTTATATTCAGAACTTTGTATTTATATGCTATGAGGTACTTCAAGGAAAATGGAAGGCAGAGTACCTCTTTGCAGAGTTGGAGATGTGGGGTTGAGGAACTGTGGCCAGGCCAAAGCTCTTGAGAGCAAGAGGAGTGGGTTGTAAGGCCCAGGCAAGGGCCAGCAGACTGGTGACTAGGGAAGAGATGAACACTGGGAAATGATGAAGGAAGGAGAATCCAGCGTGACCTCTCTTACGGAGCTGGCTGAGCTGGGGGCATGATTCTTTCTTACAGTTCAGCTATTGACCTCCAGCTAGACCCAGTTGAAACGGAAGATCTGGAAGAAGAACTACTAGATGGTTTGGAAGACTGCTGCAGCCAGGATGAGAACGAAGAGGAGGAGGGTGAGTAGAGGACTCTCTCGCCTCcagtagcaccccactccagtactcctgcctcgaaaatcccatggacagaggagcctggaaggctgcagtccatggggtcactgagggtcggacacgactgagtgacttcactttcacttttcactttcatgcattggagaaggaaacggcaacccacttcagtgttcttgcctggagaatcccagggacgggggagcagcagcagctctggaaGGGGGGCTAACGATTATATACCAGCTCCTCGACTCACTTTTTCACCTGCATTTATCATTCACCTTGGGGGTCTGAGGGTGGGAGTGGCTTTGGGGGGGCTTGTTCTCTAGTCCCCTGTCCCCCGAGTCTTGCCTTCTCCCTGCAGCTGTTGAGCTCAGGGGAGGCGGTGCAAGGCAGTAATGGGTGCTTGTGGCTCTTCAAGAAGGCTGAGCCAGGATGTCCGAGGAAGAGCCACCTGGGCTTGGTGACTGAGTGGCAGCCTCTCCCACCTGGGCCATCTCTGTTCTTCCCCCTAGGAGACTCAGAGTGCTCCTCGTGCAGTGCTGTCTCCCCCAGCGAGTCGGTAGCAGTGATCTCTCGGTGAGTCCTGACTGTGTAGGTTGTTGGCAGACACTCATTTACCATCTCTTGAGGATTATAAAGGGATGAATCACCCAAGTTATTAATTAATGGCCCTGTTAACCCTACTTCACTTTGGCCAAATTTTTAGAGTAAGGACTTTAGTTTTCAAACAGGAATCAGTGGGAGGCAACAGAAGTGTATTTTATCAGCTGAGCTTAAAATCAGTACTGTGTTTCTTGCGCTGCAATTTAGTCTTTAGGCTCCAAGAAATTGTTCAAGTAAAAAGCAAATAATCTCAAGAAGTAGTTAGAAAATTAATAACTAATTTCACAAAGAGAGTTTGAGGTAGATTCTTAGTTAGTCTGCACACGTGAGGATATTTGCCACCTTGCATTTTAAATGTGTCCCCAAGTCAGAAACAGTTCTGAGATAGATAATATCACTAATTGGAGCTTTTTTTCAGTGCTCTTTTGCTCCCTTTGGAAGTTGGTTTTATAAGACTAAAGTTGACCTTAGtaataaattgaatttaaaattctCTAGCTATAATCTAGAGTATTTTATTGACTGCCCTTCATGGAATCTGAGTGATACCCATCTCTACCTAGGAAACTGAGAAGTCCGTCTCTTAATGTAGACCTTTCTTTTGTAGAACAGATAATTGTAGAATGGTGCATAACTAAGATGTGGAATCGGGGGAGGAAGGAACACAGGACTAAGAGGAAATTACTGTAAATGAGGACATGTCTTTATGCTAAAGAGTTTTAGAACTTGCTTACAGATCATATAGACCACCTCTCTGGGTAGAAAGTTAACATTCTTCAGTATAATCTTCCTTGTTCCCTTCATCACTTCCAACCTTGTCTCAATATGAGGCTCTTAtcttcattaattatttttagatattaaaaagaaCCCTCACAAAGTATCAACcattaaagtttttttcttttgaaaaataacttctactgaaagtgttaaaaaaacaaagttccTATTCTAATTTTAATTCTAATCTGGCTATACATGTCAAGGCTTGCCTAGCATGTGGAGCAGCCAAACTCTGATTGCTTTCCTTTGTGTTGGCTCTGCCTTAGATGAAGCTAAGAGGAAGAGTTATTCTCATCTAAGATTAGTATGGACTAGGCAGGCTGCATCTGTGACTGTGATGGTGGCTGCAGCTGTCCCAGTTTTAGAGTTCCAAACCAGCAAGGTAGAGAGAGTTGTTTAGAAAATGGAGAGACAGAATAGGGACTTTCTGTGAAGGCTGGTAGAAATCCTGTCATAGGTATCCTGAATCTGGTGCATAAATTCTGTTACTTTAAGCCTAACCCATTGCTCTTTCAGATAAGCAAATCTACTCCTGGCCATATATATTAGATGCTGACCAAGGACTTCCACTCGCTCAAAGAGAAACACATTTAACATTTAATTGACTTGGAGCCTCTTTTCCACACTTCTAGGTTTGTCTTCAGGCCTAGTTCAAGACAGCTGCACAGCCCTTTGTTTAACCTTTctgatttttaagataaaattcacAAAAGGTGTTTGTTAATTCTAtgttcattaattaatttttacagaATGTACAGTCTATATGAGGCTTAAAACATGAGGTCAAGCAAATGGAGGTTGAAGAATTTTAAACCACTTTGCATTTTAACTAAAATCAGGCATCTTTTTGGATTGCTGAAATCTTATTTTTTCCCAATtatgaaagatttatttatttattatagaaaattttgcagtcacagaaaaataattgaaaacactACCTGTTTCCTCTGTCCAGCAATAGTATATTACTTTTCCTGttgaatattctttttctaaGAATCATGTGAATTTAGAGATAGCATTGGTCAAGTTCAGCCTCTGTTTTTTCAGATATGAAAATTGAGGAACAGGGAAATTAAGTAACTATTTGCAAGGTCAAGGTTTTTAGCACTGCTAGACCAAAAGTGATGCCTTTTGAGGTTAAGTTCAGTACTCTTGAGAGGCAGCtaacaaagattttctttttttttaattaaacttttgatTTTGAAACATTTGTAGATTTTCATgcagttttaagaaataatacagagattcCCTGAATTCTTTACCCAGTGTCCCCCATGGTAACATCTTACACAGCCTTAGTACAATATAATGTAACCAAGACATTAAGTTAGTGAAGATGTGAACATTTCTGTCACTGCAAGAATGCCTCCTGTTGCCCTGAGAGCCGCGCCTACTTTCCTCCTACTCTCATCCTGAGAGCCGTGCCTACTTTCCTCCTACTCTCATCCCCTTCTTAACCCTTCATAACCAATAGTTTTGTTGTTCCAGGAATGTTATTAAATGGAATGATAGCCATATGTAGCCTTTTGggattggcttttttcactcagcatattcTGTACAGATTGATCCAAGTTGTTACACGTATCCATAGTTCATTCCTTTATATTGCTGAGTAGTGGCCCATGATATGGATGGACTGCTCATTGTGTACATATTTTTGAATGAACCTTAAGTCTTTATGTCTCTGAGATAAATGCTGGGTTCTATGGTAAttgcacatttaattttttaagaaactgccaaagctattttccagagtggctataccattttatattcctgcttgtctttgtttttaaatatgaacTCATTGTTTTTGATTTTCAACAATCTTAAATTCTAATATTCAGTAAATGGAAAGtctttaaagtaaaaaattttggaaatgagaaatagagttGAATTAATTGGACTTTTTAATTAATTGGAATTAATATTTAACTCAACccaataaaattcattaaaaatttctCAGGTTTGAAACACTGAGGTGTTTTATGTACAGTACCTATTTCTGTTGTGCTGAAAAATAACAGGTAGAGTATCTCTTTATAAACTGAAAATCAatcttaaataataaatatttgtggatcaCATCAGCCTGATATAGAGGGTCATAACTATCCTCTCCATTTTCAATGTTACCTGAAGAAATTGTCTGGGTCTGTCAGCTTGTATCCAGTAGATAGTCTAGGACTTCCTATTTTGAGGCTCCTTGAGCTAGCCTTGATCAAGACTTTATTGAAATGACAGTAGGGACCCCGTGGCCTACTGCTCCAGATTCCCAGACCTGTCTTACTACCACAGTGTTACATAAAAGTCTGATGTTACGAATGTctgatgtctctgttttcaaAACAGAGAAGAGCATTAATCATCCATATATCTtcagataaatataaaatgagtTAGAAGTAgcactgcttcttttctttctgttgcttttttccctttttcttttcaaaaacctCTTTACCTCTTggttctttctgtcttttctgcttttcctcctcttttttttaatccatatcattctttttgtttcctcatctatttctctttgtcttaGCGTAGCATATTCCTCTACTGACATCCACTTAAACTCCTTACTTGCTCTCAGAGCCACTCTTTTCAGGGACCTCCCCAGCCTATAGCTCGTCACAGGAAATTTTAGTTGTATCATAGAATGCAGTATTGGAAAACTTTGTCTTTAGGTGACATTTATGGTGTGATTGTGTATAGGTTAGCCTTAGCATGGATTAATATTTGCAAAGTAATTATTGAGCACTTGTCTCTGTAGAATCGCAGTGTAGAAGACAGCACCCTGAAAGAAACGATGTGTAATAGTAACAGCACTCAAGGTTGTGGCTTTGCCTTTCTCTACCGCATGGCTGTTTTTCATCTTAGGAACTGCATGGAGTTTCTGACCAAACCCCTTTCCAATGAGAAAGTTGTTCGACCAGCCCTCATCTACAGTCTCTTTCCCAACGTGCCCCCCACCATCTATTTTGGCACTCCAGATGAGAGAGGTAAGCCTGGCCGTGCATCTACCTGGAACAGCCCCCGGGAGAAGGATGCTAGTGGAGCTGGCAGTAGGGTGGAAGGGCCTTTCCAGAATGGCTGTGTTGGTGCTTGGTCACCCACCTGGTCCACCAGGCTGATGAGGGGATCTTTATCTGGTCCATCCTTTAGCTGACCCTCTCGGCCCCATAACCTCATGCTTCACTCTTGACCTTTAACCTTGTATCTCTCCCCTTTtcatcctcctctcctctctgtgttCCTCATTCCTGTGCAGTCCCCTTTCTTCCCTAAAGTGTGCTCCTTTGAAACTCTGACGTGGAATAAGACTTACTGACTTGCCTACAGGGTATGTTGAGCAACAGTGCCACCTCTTACCTCTACTCACCATGACTCTCCtgctcttctccacaccctccccaccccacccccactactGCCCCCTGTTTTCCCCAGTGGAGAAACTTCCCTGGGAGCAGAGGAAGCTGCTCCGGTGGAAGATGAGCACAGTGACCCCCAACATTGTCAAGCAGACCATTGGACGTTCCCACTTCAAGATCAGCAAGAGTGAGTCACTTGCCTTACTTCAAGCCTGTTCTCTGCCTCAGCAGATGGGCCCTGGGCAGGAGGGAACCCCTAGATTAGCTCCTGCTGTGTGAGGACCCTGTCCTGAAGTTTCCAACTTCATAAGAGGACATAGGTCTGAAATCCCTCTGCCTGGAGCCTGTTCCTCAAAATTGGAAGACAGAGGGCCATTGTTCTAGTCCTGACCCCAGGGCCTCATGTAGGACAGCTCCATGGCAACTCATAGAAAACCGGGGCTGGGAGCTATGCCCAGGCTCTGGTGGTATTTCTGGGGCCTCTGAGCCACTCTCTGTCCCAGGGACCGAGCTGCTAGCAAGACTGACTTCCTGATGTGCCTTCTATAGGGAATGATGACTGGCTGGGCTGCTGGGGTCACCACATGAAGTCTCCTAGCTTCCGATCCATTCAGGAGCATCAGAAGGTAGGTGCCTTTTCTGAGCTGCTCTTCCCCTGGACTTGGGCAAGGAAAGGTTGGTAGTAGAAGTAGGGAAGAGAAGGATGACCATAGAGAAGTCAGGAGGGCTCAGAGGGTGGAGAAAGTATGGGAGGTGGGTGCTGTGTGAGCCCCCAGTGGATCGTGCACACCTAGTAGGTCAGCTACAGTATCTTGGACAGATACAGCATCTAAGACACTTTTTCTCTGGTGTATCTTGAGACTCAGTGTCTGTTTTcagtttatcattttttcctCTAACCACTGTACATTGCCTCTGTTTGTCCAAGCTGAATATGTGTAAAGAGGTCTCATTTAGAATGAATAGTCAGTCCCTTTTCCCCAGGAAAGCCAGGTGCTTTTCTTTGTCCTAGAGGCATGGAAAAAGACTTAACaggtttttctttacttttacgGTGAATGTTATGTCTGTCTTAGTTACTCTTCTACATCGTGAACTATTGACCCCTAAAGGGCACTACGTTGTGTTGTGTTATGTTtgtgttttaataatttttttggtGGATGCTCAGCGCGGGATACTTAAGGACCTTTAGACAGTGACAGTCAGATGGAACAGGAGCTTCGAATATTGGAATGGTGTAGTGAGTCTTGCTGTCTTGTGGTCTCACATGGCCCTgtctctccctgctcccaccctctGTCCCCTCTGCAGCTAAACCACTTCCCAGGTTCATTCCAGATTGGGCGCAAGGACCGACTGTGGCGGAACCTGTCCCGCATGCAGAGCCGctttggcaagaaggagttcagTTTCTTCCCCCAGTCCTTTATCCTGCCCCAGGATGCCAAGCTCCTGCGCAAAGCCTGGGAGAGCAGCAGCCGCCAGAAGTGGATTGTTAAACCAGTGAGTGGTGCTGGTGGGTGGCAGGCAGGGCCCGAGTGGGAGCGCCAGAGTATCGGGCCAGGTAGACAaatcctctcctctcttctccactcGACCTCTAGCCAGCGTCTGCTCGAGGAATCGGCATCCAGGTCATTCACAAATGGAGTCAGCtccccaagaggaggccccttCTGGTACAGAGGTGAGCCTGTCTCCAGCTGAGACCCCGCTCCCTGCTTCCCACCTCTTCCGCCTCGGAGGGCCCCTTTTCACCATGTTTTTTTGTCCTTTGTCCTCCCAGCCAAAGACCTTCCTCAGCCCACTCTTTAAAGGTCTTTATCCTGGGAACCATTAGCTGGCTTTTGCCGTGGCTCAGTTACCTACCAAGCCCTGTCTCATCTGTCCTGTCCCTGAAGCTGGCCTTTCTCTGTGTAGGTATCTCCACAAACCCTACCTCATCAGTGGCAGCAAGTTCGATCTGCGGATCTATGTTTACGTCACCTCCTACGATCCTCTACGGATTTACCTCTTTTCAGATGGGCTCGTCCGCTTTGCCAGTTGCAagtatgtggtggtggtgggggctcaCCCTGACAGCCTAGGGAATTTGCTTTCCCTCCAGGGAGGGAAGCTGAAGGACACCAAACAGGAAAATAGCCAATGTTTTGGTAGTTTTTGTTAGCAAAGGAGAAGGTGGAGTGCCTTTGGGAAAACcttgtcttccttttctcccGTGTGATAGCTTTAATTGTACATCAAACGCTTCTGACACCACCTATAACCAGATGGTGGGTTTTTTTCTCCTCACACAAAGCATTTCTATACAAAACCAACTGGCTGTCCTGCAGTTGAACTCAATTCTGACATGTCTATCTGGGGACATCATCAGATCCCATGGGTCAAAGGCTGAGTCTCACCAACCTGCGCCTCCCTCCACCACTTGTGATGCCAGTCACAAGTGCGGGTGGCTGCCTGTGCGTCTCACCAGTGggctataaatcagaggttcccgTGACCCCCTCCTCAGGGCTGGGGGTAtcagtttggttaattttctagagcagctcacagaactcaagaaAACACTTTGCTTATACTTATTGATTTATGAAAAGTGGATGTGATAAAGGATACAGAACAGGGGGATGGAAGAGTTGCACGGGGCAAGGTGTGTGAGGAGAGGCACCAAGCTTCCATGCCCTTTCTGGGAGGGCCGCTCTCCCAGCATCTCCACAGGTTCACCTACCTGGAAGCTCTCATATTTGGGGAATTTTTACAGAGGTTTCAGCACTTAGGCTTGATTGATCATTAGCTCCATTTTCAGCCCTTCTCCCTTTTTTAAGATAATGGGAGTTGGGTGGGGGGAGCTGAAAATTCCAAGCATCTAATTATGTCTTGGCCTTTCTAGTGACTGGCTGTCATCCAGGAGCCATCAGGAGCTCACCCAGTGTCGCCTCgttagaacaaaagatgctcctaTTACCCAGGAAATTATAAGGGTTTCAGcagctctgtgtcaggaactgggGTCAAAACACCAAATCTGAGAACAAAGTTGCTCCTTATACTTGTATCACTTAGAAATCTACAAAGATTTCAGGAGCTCTGTGTCTGGGTGTGGGGGCAGGGtccaatatatacatatttattattataaatcacagtatTACATGCAGAATGGGAAATAAGGGGGTTCTCTACATTACTAAACAGGGAGGGTCTTTCTACAGACTGAGGTAGGATAAAATAGGAGATGAGTTTAGCTGTAGGGTTCTAGAAACCTTACCTGCAGATGTGCTTCTCAGACTCTTGCATCCACAAAGATCTATCCACTTACCTGCTCAGGATCTGGAGAAATGTTTGGACCATTATCCATCTGCTGTATCTCCATCTCCCCTCTGCCTTTCCTCTCACTTGCAGGTATTCCCCTTCCATGAAGAGCCTTGGCAACAAATTCATGCACCTGACCAACTACAGTGTCAATAAAAAGAATGCTGAGTACCAGGCCAATGAAGATGAAACAGCCTGCCAGGGCCACAAATGGTACCTAGACAGTGTCCCCATCAAGTGGAGGCCTGGAGGAATACAGGGTTCTAGGGTTTGGGGAGGTTTCAGGGGAGTGGTGAATGGAGGAGTAATATAAGACCCAGAGATTATATAAATACTTGGCAATTCAGAATTGGTGTGTTTGTATCCAAACTCCTCTCTGTCCTaattcaaaacataaaaagaagacATATGAAGAAGATACCTTTGGGCTTCTactcctttttcttcctcttggctGATCATTCATAGATTCTAACCCTAAATACTCCCTTCTTCTCCCCTGCCTCACAGGGCACTGAAGGCTTTATGGAGCTACCTGAGCCAGAAGGGAGTCAACAGTGATGCCATCTGGGAGAAGATAAAGGATGTTGTTGTCAAAACCATCATCTCGTGAGTCACACTGCCACCCTGGGTGTGGGGCCTGCCACCAAATCCTGTTTTTCTCGTGGGCCTCCACGCTGCTGTTCTCTAGACTGTAGACCATGCTGTGTTTCCGTTTCTGAGGACAGGGTTTAGGAAGGAATAGAGAAGACTTAAATCCTACTCTACTGAACTACATCCCCAGAAGCTGGCTCCAGGTTGCAGGCATCTCTAGAGCTGCTTTTCTTGGGTGGCTTCCTTTTTCCCATCTCTGAGCCACTCCATGGGCCTAGGCAGCTCTAGGCAGGGTCTTTGGGAggagctgaactgaatactttATCCTCCCTGGGACCAGGTCAGAACCCTATGTGACCAGCCTGCTGAAGATGTACGTGCGGCGGCCTTACAGCTGCCACGAGCTCTTTGGTTTCGATGTCATGCTGGATGAGAAACTCAAGCCTTGGGTTCTAGAAGTGAACATCTCCCCCAGGTAGGTGTTCTCAGGGCACGCAATAGGAGCCTTTTCTTGGCCTCCTGATCCTATTTCTGCTCCAGTCTTGCTGATTTGGGGAAGACCTTTCCTTCCCTAAATCCCTTCATAGTTAGTTTACCGTttactgtttgtttgttcttgccATCATCTCAAGGTTTTCTGATACTGGAGACAGGCTGTTAAAAGTTGCTCTTTTAAACTTGATACCTACTGCATGCTTTTCCTCTAGCAAACCAAAGTCACAGGCAGGAGCCTCCCTGAGTGAGGTTATTATTCACTATCTGTGGGGCAGGAAGACCCCcacgatggtcatgagtttggatGTAAATGCGGCTGGTGTTGACTTGGACATGTCAGTTTTAGCGTCTGGAAACAGTTGGACTGGAAACAGTTTTAGTGTCTGCTTGTAGCACTCTTTGCATGTTTTCCTCAAAGCCTCCACTCCAACTCTCCGCTGGACATCAGCATCAAAGGCCAGATGATCCGTGACCTTCTGAACCTGGCGGGCTTTGTTCTGCCCAATGCAGATGATATCGCTTCCAGCTCCAGCAGCTCCAGCAGCTCCACCACCAGGTCAGCCTCCTTGCTTGTCTGACTCTGGGACGGGATGGCGTCTGGGTGTTCCCTCCTACTTGGTCTCCCTTGCTGCTCCATCTCCCACTGCAATATATCCACACACCACTGCCATGTCAGTGTTCCTAAAGGCATGTTTGGTTAATTGCTCCCCTGCCGAGGAATCCCTACAGGGCCTAGGAACCAGCTTTAAATTCCTCGAGCAGACAGTCAAGGCCCTAGCCAGTTTTTCCCAGGCACCCCACCCTTTACTCCTCTTCCCAGCTCATGTGCTCTGACAAACTGGATCACTCTTAGAACCTCAGGGTTGGAAGGATCCTTAAGGATTAGTTAGTCCAGTCTCCTCTCTGAATCGTGTGCTGCCTCTCATTGTTCCCCTATGGTGTCCCCTCCTCTGCTCGTGGGGTTCCTTCCTCCTGAAATTCCACTCAGCAAGACCTCCCTGTTTTGACCTCACCCATCCATCCAAGCCTAGCTGAAGGCAACCTCTTCATGAAACCAGCTCAGTGTGTGCTCTCCTTCACACCCTCAAAGCACTCAAAACCACACTTGAGGAAAGGGAGCTAATATTTAGTTGGTATCTCCTCTGTGTACAGAAAAGCCTAAAGTTTCTCTCCAAAGTAGCCCATGAAGTTGGTATTAGTAtcctcagtttacagatgaggaaactgaaaaatcACTGGGATTAAGTGATCCATCCAAGGTCATTCATCTGCAGAGCTATAGAGCTGGGCTTCAAATTCTAATTTGTAGCAACAAGACTTGTTTTCCGCATTGTACCTTAATAGTTTTAGACTTGGCTCTGTGCTGTAGTTGTTGTTTGATCCCGGGCCACCCTGTGAGCTCCTTGGAGGCCGTCTTTGTGTCTGTCAGTAGTAATTGTAGTAATGTGAAGTAAGGGGCCGGGCGTCAGGGAGCTTATCCAGGATCATACAGCCAGTAGGGCCAAGCTGGGTATTTAGTAAAGTGTTCACTCAGTTAAACTACACTGAAGTATACAGTGATTATTCcacggtcttttttttttctttccatttaaataaatcttaaagaGGATGCTTGGTACCCTTTTAGTTCTTTCGTGGTTCTTGATCTTTGACTCTTGGGCTATTTGAGTGTAGTGCACTGCAGTCTGATCTACTCCAGTAACAAACTTCTGTccatcctctttctcttctcctgagGAGGGTGTCTTTCTAGGCTGAACCTTCTCTCTACATGTCCTCAGGATGTGAAGCTGCTGACTTTACCccttgcccccttccctccccctgcctTAGCCTGCCCAGCTCTCCCAGGGACAGATGTCGAGTGGCCCCAGAGTACTTCACTGCACAGAAGATGAAGAAAGCCTATTACCTGACCCAGAAAATTCCTGATCAGGTAGGAGACTGCCTTTACCACAGTGCCAGCAGAAAGCTTCCCTCGTTAAACCCATGGGGCCCCGAGGCAAACAGCTCTTCATCCCTCTCAGGCAGGATTTCTTACATACCCACGTTCAGGGATTTGCTGGCATGTATGTCACTAGAGGGGActaccttggtggctcagatggtaaagcgtctgcctacaatgtgggagacctgggtttgatccataggtcaggaagatcccctggagaaggaaatggcaattagAGGAGAGAGCTGATGGCCTTTAGTATTTGTTCAACAACCAGTGTTCTTAGCAAAATACTATACCAGTCCACCCTTCTTGTAGAGCTGTTGACCCTTTGGGTTTCTTTCCCAGAGGGGCACTGAGCTCCTGGAAGGCTTAACTTTCTCAGAGCAGATAAGGGAGTCTGACAGAAGGATGGCAGACATAAGGCTGTGGCCAGATCTGAGTTGCTGGATTCTGATCTTGACTTCATCCAACAAATCATTTAACGTCTTGCCCCCTGGCTCTCCTCACCCCTGCCAAGAATCTCTTCATCCTCTGAATAAGCTCAATAGATTTGGGAATAGATGAGGTCCAAAGCTAGCCATCTCAGCCTGCCCTAGTGGTCTTTGGAAAGTCCCGGAGCCTTAGGACCCTGAAGccatgctccccacccccagtttcTTCATTCTCTGCCTCTGGCTTACGTGCTTTGCCGCCcctttcccccccaccccccctcccttGTCTTTGGGCCATAGGACTTCTACGCATCTGTGCTGGATGTCCTGACACCAGATGATGTTCGGGTT carries:
- the TTLL4 gene encoding tubulin monoglutamylase TTLL4 isoform X2, encoding MASARTEHYDISLRRGHSLKQSGPAGTAPTPSPEKPSEGKVWAQAHQQVKPIWRLEKKHVGTLSAGLGPGLLGAPPQPAYFFCPSSLCSSGTAAVTAGHSKCCYLHSLPDLFSSTLLYRRSNYRHKAYQQLESFCLRSSPSEKRPFSLPQKRLPVRLTANKATSSKLIPMASSSMEPYSSLGAAGESLSGRNLASAISGKTPSPLSSSSSSYKPMLNNNSFMQPNSTKVPLSQATEGLKPVSSPKVQLISWHHSGGTGDCASQPVERKAPKSSGPALDDTPAHSTLSTPSSLDTSITSVASSLYNRSNLVTRTESHPYGLDGDPVSQTLTKEVRFTEAVRKLTARGLEKKPRQGYHFEQTYFMNPSLQWDLLNQNRRWKPPVAGQQVPQEDTGADNRVLPAVSDPGGLDSAVFCTKRISIHLLASHTNGLSYSPACESAIDSSLLGEGKTPVLPSPPQSLGVAEVATRLSSIHLGKLGREGPKEARELNSPPRTVGSAIDLQLDPVETEDLEEELLDGLEDCCSQDENEEEEGDSECSSCSAVSPSESVAVISRNCMEFLTKPLSNEKVVRPALIYSLFPNVPPTIYFGTPDERVEKLPWEQRKLLRWKMSTVTPNIVKQTIGRSHFKISKRNDDWLGCWGHHMKSPSFRSIQEHQKLNHFPGSFQIGRKDRLWRNLSRMQSRFGKKEFSFFPQSFILPQDAKLLRKAWESSSRQKWIVKPPASARGIGIQVIHKWSQLPKRRPLLVQRYLHKPYLISGSKFDLRIYVYVTSYDPLRIYLFSDGLVRFASCKYSPSMKSLGNKFMHLTNYSVNKKNAEYQANEDETACQGHKWALKALWSYLSQKGVNSDAIWEKIKDVVVKTIISSEPYVTSLLKMYVRRPYSCHELFGFDVMLDEKLKPWVLEVNISPSLHSNSPLDISIKGQMIRDLLNLAGFVLPNADDIASSSSSSSSSTTSLPSSPRDRCRVAPEYFTAQKMKKAYYLTQKIPDQDFYASVLDVLTPDDVRVLVEMEDEFSRRGQFERIFPSRISSRYLRFFEQPRYFNILTTQWEQKYHGNKLKGVDLLRSWCYKGFHTGTISDSAPVWTLPASVLTVPKADVTLSAFSKQETVKLRKHGSTEQNIPLSEDGTMPKLKKTQAGLSPPPRKLSSSEDSEDTSKEPSLSTQLLPVIKYSGQTSRLSASTSSQSAGGSLLAAVSL
- the TTLL4 gene encoding tubulin monoglutamylase TTLL4 isoform X1 — translated: MASARTEHYDISLRRGHSLKQSGPAGTAPTPSPEKPSEGKVWAQAHQQVKPIWRLEKKHVGTLSAGLGPGLLGAPPQPAYFFCPSSLCSSGTAAVTAGHSKCCYLHSLPDLFSSTLLYRRSNYRHKAYQQLESFCLRSSPSEKRPFSLPQKRLPVRLTANKATSSKLIPMASSSMEPYSSLGAAGESLSGRNLASAISGKTPSPLSSSSSSYKPMLNNNSFMQPNSTKVPLSQATEGLKPVSSPKVQLISWHHSGGTGDCASQPVERKAPKSSGPALDDTPAHSTLSTPSSLDTSITSVASSLYNRSNLVTRTESHPYGLDGDPVSQTLTKEVRFTEAVRKLTARGLEKKPRQGYHFEQTYFMNPSLQWDLLNQNRRWKPPVAGQQVPQEDTGADNRVLPAVSDPGGLDSAVFCTKRISIHLLASHTNGLSYSPACESAIDSSLLGEGKTPVLPSPPQSLGVAEVATRLSSIHLGKLGREGPKEARELNSPPRTVGSAIDLQLDPVETEDLEEELLDGLEDCCSQDENEEEEGDSECSSCSAVSPSESVAVISRNCMEFLTKPLSNEKVVRPALIYSLFPNVPPTIYFGTPDERVEKLPWEQRKLLRWKMSTVTPNIVKQTIGRSHFKISKRNDDWLGCWGHHMKSPSFRSIQEHQKLNHFPGSFQIGRKDRLWRNLSRMQSRFGKKEFSFFPQSFILPQDAKLLRKAWESSSRQKWIVKPPASARGIGIQVIHKWSQLPKRRPLLVQRYLHKPYLISGSKFDLRIYVYVTSYDPLRIYLFSDGLVRFASCKYSPSMKSLGNKFMHLTNYSVNKKNAEYQANEDETACQGHKWALKALWSYLSQKGVNSDAIWEKIKDVVVKTIISSEPYVTSLLKMYVRRPYSCHELFGFDVMLDEKLKPWVLEVNISPSLHSNSPLDISIKGQMIRDLLNLAGFVLPNADDIASSSSSSSSSTTSLPSSPRDRCRVAPEYFTAQKMKKAYYLTQKIPDQDFYASVLDVLTPDDVRVLVEMEDEFSRRGQFERIFPSRISSRYLRFFEQPRYFNILTTQWEQKYHGNKLKGRFLVTGPPGKSDSDSILLSPTLVNLILGVDLLRSWCYKGFHTGTISDSAPVWTLPASVLTVPKADVTLSAFSKQETVKLRKHGSTEQNIPLSEDGTMPKLKKTQAGLSPPPRKLSSSEDSEDTSKEPSLSTQLLPVIKYSGQTSRLSASTSSQSAGGSLLAAVSL